The Sneathiella sp. P13V-1 nucleotide sequence GATAGATATGGTGTTGTGACACTGAAAGACAGTCAATTCGAGTTTTCGGATCTAAATAACCTGAGTGACAAAACCGGCGCTTTTTTTAGAGGAGTAGCCTTTCCGCCTCCCTACGCGGCTTTTATTAAATCGAACAAAAAGCTCACAGGGACCAGTAATGTTGCCTCTTTATACAGTCTCTTGAACAAAAAACGCGTTAATTACCTTCTCGTGTCTGTTGACTCGTTTTTAGCCCTTTTACCAAAAAAGCAGCGTGAGACCGATTATGCGATCATTGAAAGCTCTGTTGTGAATGTTCCCGTGTACATGGCCGCATCGAAACTGTCAGAATGCAAATATCTAGTTCCTAAATTAAACACCTACATTCAATCGCAACTCTATTCAAAATAATAGAATTTCAAAATCTATTTGCACGGTATGGCCACATTTCACGGCTGCCCATTTCGTCGTTCAGCATTTCTTTTACAAGGCGCGCTGTTGTAGGGCCAAGGGTCATTCCCAAATGCTGATGGCCAAACGCAAATATCACACGATTTGATTCTGGAGACGGCCCGATAATTGGCAGGGAATCCGGCAGCGACGGGCGATACCCTAACCACACATCCTGCTCGTCTGTTTTCAAGGATGGGAGCATTTTCTGTGCGTAAGGCAGTAATTTACG carries:
- a CDS encoding substrate-binding periplasmic protein — encoded protein: MNYLRILSTVLVLLLPATVAADCLKVRISGPPLWPPFINQVDKAGREGPAFDFLIDFIQSEGLQAVVEDTKPWPRVLRDLEIGELDFVVAILKTEERERKYIYTDRWNVDRYGVVTLKDSQFEFSDLNNLSDKTGAFFRGVAFPPPYAAFIKSNKKLTGTSNVASLYSLLNKKRVNYLLVSVDSFLALLPKKQRETDYAIIESSVVNVPVYMAASKLSECKYLVPKLNTYIQSQLYSK